A stretch of Scheffersomyces stipitis CBS 6054 chromosome 2, complete sequence DNA encodes these proteins:
- the ACPS gene encoding holo-(acyl-carrier protein) synthase (holo-[acyl-carrier-protein] synthase (Holo-ACP synthase) (4'-phosphopantetheinyl transferase acpS)~go_funtion magnesium ion binding; phosphopantetheinyltransferase activity~go_process fatty acid biosynthesis), with protein MRPTSKCLKVLGIGVDVVNTDRFRRLVSRDPRFLAKLTARILHPQHELPEFFRISDAENKVKFLAGSWASKEAVFKTLDISSQKQFQFKHWFRKYSEQGKPHICNDNYPQSEQEEFLLSISHDSNVLVASALRQQK; from the coding sequence ATGAGACCTACTAGCAAATGTTTAAAAGTGCTTGGAATAGGCGTGGACGTGGTCAATACGGACAGGTTCCGACGTCTAGTGAGCAGAGATCCCAGGTTTTTAGCCAAACTCACTGCTAGAATTCTCCATCCACAGCACGAACTTCCAGAATTCTTCCGAATCAGCGATGCCGAAAACAAAGTTAAGTTTCTTGCAGGGTCATGGGCTTCCAAGGAGGCTGttttcaagactttggaCATCAGCAGCCAGAAACAGTTCCAATTTAAACATTGGTTCAGAAAATACTCTGAACAGGGTAAACCTCATATATGCAACGACAACTACCCGCAAAGCGAGCAGGAAGAGTTCTTGTTAAGTATATCTCACGACAGCAATGTCCTTGTGGCGAGTGCCTTGAGACAGCAGAAGTGA
- the ERG12 gene encoding mevalonate kinase (go_funtion ATP binding; kinase activity~go_process phosphorylation) has protein sequence MSTPFFVSAPGKVIIFGEHSAVYGKPAIAAALSLRAYLLVTPSQDPDTINLSFPDINLTHSWNKNDIPWDSIVKHINLVDNLPQTSEELVPEIVDQLGSVLADLNSSLHYTACLCFLYLYTHLCNQELAGMSFCIRSTLPIGAGLGSSASTAVCLASALAILGNRVTSASFLQTDKILKKENNDLDFIDSWSLMGEKCFHGNPSGIDNAVATHGGAVMFQRMNNPAQPSVRTSMRNFPAIKLLLTNTKVPRSTADLVGGVGKLNVEYPKTSNSILEAMEHLSNTAYQIMVRPFFGAEERKKLRELVNINHGLLVALGVSHPSLEKVKIITDTSKLGSTKLTGAGGGGCAITLVDEDVSEADIAQGIAELEKEGYECFETSLGGKGVGSLSFEDVPQELRSTVFSPEKFCAYSDRIEIEKVLSTNALEGWRYW, from the coding sequence ATGTCTACTCCATTCTTTGTCAGTGCTCCGGGCAAAGTCATCATCTTTGGTGAACACTCAGCAGTATATGGGAAACCGGCCATCGCTGCTGCGCTCTCGCTAAGAGCATATCTTCTAGTAACACCTTCGCAGGACCCAGACACCATCAACCTCCTGTTCCCTGACATCAACTTAACCCATTCATGGAACAAAAACGACATCCCCTGGGACAGCATTGTCAAGCacatcaacttggtcgACAACTTGCCTCAGACATCTGAGGAACTCGTTCCCGAAATCGTAGATCAGCTTGGTCTGGTGTTGGCAGATTTGAACCTGTCGCTACACTATACAGCATGCTTGTGTTTTCTCTACTTGTACACCCATCTTTGCAACCAAGAACTTGCAGGTATGTCCTTCTGCATCCGTTCAACGTTGCCGATTGGCGCAGGACTTGGCTCGTCGGCTCTGACAGCTGTGTGTTTGGCATCTGCATTGGCCATTTTGGGAAATCGGGTTACTTCAGCTTCGTTCTTGCAAACTGACAAAATCCTTAAAAAAGagaacaacgacttggacttTATAGACAGCTGGTCCCTCATGGGAGAAAAGTGTTTCCACGGTAATCCTTCAGGAATTGACAACGCTGTGGCTACCCATGGTGGTGCTGTGATGTTCCAGAGAATGAACAACCCAGCCCAACCCTCTGTTCGGACGTCAATGAGAAACTTCCCTGCTATAAAGTTGCTTCTTACCAACACTAAGGTTCCTCGTAGTACAGCGGATCTCGTAGGAGGTGTGGGAAAATTGAATGTAGAATACCCCAAAACGTCTAATTCCATCTTGGAAGCAATGGAACACTTGAGCAACACTGCTTACCAAATTATGGTGAGACCATTTTTTGGTGCtgaagaaaggaaaaagCTCCGAGAGTTGGTCAACATCAACCACGGCCTCTTGGTAGCATTGGGAGTATCGCATCCTTCGTTGGAAAAGGTCAAAATCATTACTGACACGAGCAAGTTGGGCTCCACCAAGCTCACAGGTGCTGGAGGAGGTGGATGCGCCATCActcttgtagatgaagatgtttcCGAGGCTGACATTGCTCAAGGAATTGCagagttggaaaaggaagGGTACGAATGCTTTGAAACCTCGTTGGGTGGAAAGGGTGTAGGCTCATTGTCGTTTGAAGATGTTCCTCAAGAATTGAGATCAACTGTAttttctccagaaaagtTCTGTGCTTATTCCGACCGCATAGAGATAGAAAAGGTTTTAAGCACCAATGCCCTTGAAGGATGGAGATACTGGTGA
- the PPA2 gene encoding Inorganic pyrophosphatase, mitochondrial precursor (Pyrophosphate phospho-hydrolase) (PPase) (go_funtion pyrophosphatase activity~go_component membrane~go_process metabolism) — MASHTTKATARLRMTQQHLTGSSCKFTTSATSANLSKSAANINIKDVSSVSRGSKYTTEYKNYAVDGQNQVISWFHDVPLNLDIEAAEANIVVEIPRWSNAKFEIDTKSPGNPIVQDVKKGAVRFVKNLFPHHGYIHNYGALPQTWEDPTHKDEALDLYGDNDPVDVCEIGSAILTTGSVKRVKILGSIALIDDGELDWKVIVIDVNDPLAENVNDIHHLYTRCPGLLETTRQWFRDYKLADGKPQNKFAYNGQYRNKKETLQLIQDCNKSWYKLITGQTKGQKLPSIENATLVGTPGYNGGYRTQQLLVGKDETDAPIPVDIQRNHFIPTD; from the coding sequence ATGGCATCTCACACTACTAAGGCTACGGCCAGATTGCGTATGACACAGCAACATTTGACCGGCTCCAGTTGCAAATTTACTACTTCTGCTACTAGCGCAAACCTATCCAAATCTGCTGCTAACATTAACATTAAGGATGTCTCGTCGGTCAGCCGTGGCTCCAAGTACACTACTGAATACAAGAACTATGCTGTGGATGGTCAGAACCAGGTGATTTCATGGTTTCATGATGTTCCTTTGAATTTGGACATAGAGGCTGCAGAAGCCAACATTGTCGTTGAGATTCCACGCTGGTCTAATGCCAAATTTGAGATTGACACCAAACTGCCGGGCAATCCCATTGTCCAGGATGTGAAGAAGGGTGCTGTTCGCTTTGTCAAAAACCTCTTTCCTCATCACGGTTACATCCACAACTACGGAGCCCTTCCCCAGACATGGGAAGACCCCACTCACAAGGATGAAGCCCTCGATTTGTATGGAGACAACGATCCTGTAGATGTCTGTGAAATTGGTTCTGCTATTTTAACTACTGGACTGGTCAAAAGGGTCAAGATTTTGGGCTCCATAGCGTTGATAGACGATGGAGAGCTCGATTGGAAGGTGATTGTCATCGACGTCAATGATCCGCTCGCCGAAAATGTCAATGACATTCATCACTTGTACACGAGATGTCCGGGCTTATTGGAAACTACCAGACAATGGTTCAGAGACTACAAGTTAGCAGATGGTAAGCCTCAGAACAAGTTTGCTTACAACGGTCAGtacagaaacaagaaggaaacGTTACAACTCATTCAGGATTGTAACAAGAGCTGGTACAAGTTGATAACGGGTCAAACTAAGGGCCAGAAATTGCCTTCTATCGAAAATGCCACACTAGTCGGAACCCCAGGCTACAACGGAGGTTACAGAACTCAGCAATTACTTGTAGGAAAAGATGAGACAGATGCTCCTATTCCTGTAGACATACAACGAAACCACTTCATCCCAACCGATTAA
- the NUP188 gene encoding nucleoporin: MPVTSGQLVVQQSVLPLKPIQPTQFWTFPNALSLIKTPNNIYIADALDEFLLSNKDIILNPDVFKSSNSEPIKKPLKQLSLRNVLYSDISAKIVDDAEKLESILKLDIVEIVRIVSQTAKRTPEKKLHNSEKLKSKLPDDRQRFLENERLLLNTSNILVERRTVLKLVIELVNSINRPSASEVIQNFGKDIFLSSTYVVNVIEALDKSLAVLSSRSYESGISPELDELIYRETILFSIQLVKVLTELVSGPYLKNNTTTKAWFDLMKSTNFLFNFGPYIKYQESFNLLQGLATTVSILFLDLIETYDSVEDNEKSSSSYINDVAIFCSINDAITNESNDNSVVLYSWLIISMRKFYFLQEHSAIESSKTFLNSFSLEKLDSTIANLSLRAAELNVFSNLTKVNELLKFDSLHSSILSTVVISAMPLIESITPEIATCIQSILQNCPNSIVERFFDNEFTVNHIILARAKFPLAFAPYLQIASVNGNFAFEEFSELKSYIQLFKKEEFGKLYQIDDTNTELVKLTKYLDIFPPYEYNKKLSLMLTEGTKAIMLPATNSDEILVNFLYKYNGWALLGRILQNVSKFFTTSDDEKVNVVVLIIKSITQVTIDGSIEQVKEVLDFMSTYTDDSDILEVILRLLEQGLHSRNVRVLEAVLDLVTKLMPFLSYRIWPYLSKSVLLSHNGKEGFAATIFGAIEMVNGDYNFTISLVKLTDALVQNCLSLNEDYPKKSKSFILSKFINHLVSVFECFTYCRFNHPYQKLELGVSMLDVLSNVLNYTYGVHGELKDKVTNVFSESSTCILDSFLVSGDDFSRSVAPILSMVDSLASNINLYEVSDISGFYYDSWIRGALSFSQLIVEIRSVLNLPPSAFEKSLFGRLPKLVSTYSQYASLRSSVLDVITALTNGIWPDNTKPSLLSHLGRDNAQVLLHSLAVDLDNSFDNYKLKISLYDFICAVMEGNQEGLSVLFISGRDVFGDFTKKGDEAEDQKPISLLQILKKNIRDINYYPNFVGLHLVDAISLASNSWTTARENENDIEFIDELISKIQVTIDEKPQTVDDYISRCYSEKLVSKIAQILSLFLYTSRNENCKKNIINLLTSDSFLKVAKSKFAIKDYQPALHSNLQVSFENAFPGFKLSQFTSVFTKRNRFGTSAVYNLALMDRLFQNQKAWPLLREDIISASVNLQYLESQISSAKSFGALLTAYCRRFGGELSGSKILEFTSHLLKLNITEGIPAELFEQIYHERIELAFFLMYSIYKNSEIKKDPVIVFEIVKNSSELLSSPSMNFLVALAESSGYYRPLLRILFCSLNLIKDEFGILLEYFSVFRDLFGLIVTKGTRTLLIELQNDVYLSRTNKNHKSTKMNERIDDLMIILSLLKVFVKMKSSPNLHQEMATLVNDDGTIKSLFNLYSFSHSIEVNDEHIFAQLSLMFIQELMEIEIIAEKMVSEGLFVVIVESPISSPIRAGSTSVASGAQYHSIWTNGILPIIISSLHKLGPSVIAEVCVALQLFGKQIESCIESWAKDSSTIRISTSTVAETSQILLIYQSLVSMNVGEYLNESGAVEGVDVEVIDMKVLPGLSSESKRDEFVDCLNNLLKHPKFLTSRVAPSSIDEHRIIKKGGKDYDNFVNELIQEIRDLKDFLN, from the coding sequence ATGCCAGTTACGTCGGGCCAGCTTGTAGTACAGCAATCGGTATTGCCTTTGAAACCGATTCAGCCGACGCAATTCTGGACTTTTCCCAATGCGCTTTCACTCATCAAAACTCCCAACAACATCTACATCGCCGATGCTCTCGAtgagtttcttctttccaacaagGACATCATTTTAAATCCGGACGTTTTCAAAAGCTCGAATTCGGAACCAATTAAGAAGCCACTTAAACAGCTTTCCCTAAGAAATGTGCTCTACTCAGATATTTCCGCCAAAATCGTTGATGATGCCGAGAAGCTCGAGTCCATTCTCAAGTTGGacattgtagaaattgtCCGAATCGTCTCACAGACGGCGAAAAGAACCccagaaaaaaaattgcatAACTCTGAGAAGCTCAAGAGCAAGTTGCCCGACGATCGACAGCGCTTTTTAGAAAATGAGCGGCTTTTGCTCAACACGAGTAACATTTTAGTAGAACGCAGAACTGTACTCAAACTCGTGATAGAACTTGTCAACTCCATCAACAGACCGTCTGCTTCGGAAGTGATCCAGAACTTTGGAAAGGATATCTTCCTCTCTTCCACGTACGTTGTTAATGTAATTGAGGCTTTGGATAAATCGTTGGCAGTGTTGTCGTCCAGATCATACGAATCAGGAATATCGCCCGAATTGGACGAGTTGATCTACAGAGAGACTATACTCTTCTCGATTCAATTAGTGAAGGTCTTGACAGAACTAGTATCAGGACCATACCTCAAGAACAACACGACTACCAAAGCATGGTTCGATCTCATGAAGTctaccaacttcttgttcaactttggTCCATACATAAAGTACCAAGAatcattcaatttgttACAGGGTCTAGCTACTACTGTCTCGATCTTattcttggacttgataGAAACGTACGATCTGGTAGAAGACAACGAGAAACTGTCGTCTTCGTATATTAATGACGTGGCGATATTTTGCAGTATCAACGATGCCATCACGAATGAGTCCAACGACAACTCTGTAGTCTTATACTCATGGTTGATCATATCCATGAGAAAGttctattttcttcaagaacattCAGCTATTGAGTCGTCCAAAACGTTCTTGAACAGCTTCAGTCTCGAGAAATTGGACTCTACTATAGCCAATTTGAGTCTCAGGGCAGCAGAATTGAACGTATTCTCCAATTTGACAAAAGTCAATGAACTTCTAAAGTTCGATAGCTtgcattcttcaattttgtcAACAGTCGTAATCTCAGCCATGCCATTGATCGAGTCCATAACTCCCGAAATTGCAACTTGTATCCAAAGCATCTTACAAAATTGCCCTAATAGCATCGTCGAAAGATTCTTCGACAACGAATTTACGGTGAATCATATCATTTTAGCGAGAGCAAAGTTTCCTTTAGCATTCGCTCCATATTTGCAAATTGCTTCTGTCAATGGGAATTTCGCATTCGAAGAATTCAGCGAGTTAAAATCATATATTCAACTATTCAAAAAGGAAGAGTTCGGCAAACTTTACCAGATAGACGATACCAATACTGAACTTGTCAAATTGACCAAGTATTTGGACATTTTTCCACCTTACGAATATAACAAAAAGCTCTCCTTGATGCTCACTGAAGGAACAAAGGCTATAATGCTCCCTGCAACCAACAGCGATGAGATTTtagtcaacttcttgtacaaATACAACGGCTGGGCTCTACTTGGAAGaatattgcaaaatgtgtccaagttcttcacGACatctgatgatgaaaaagTCAACGTTGTAGTACTTATCATCAAGTCTATTACCCAAGTCACAATAGATGGTAGCATAGAGCAAGTcaaagaagttcttgatttcatGTCTACTTATACTGACGATTCAGATATACTTGAAGTCATTTTGAGACTATTGGAACAAGGGTTGCATTCACGAAACGTACGTGTATTGGAAGCCGTACTTGATTTGGTTACCAAATTGATGCCTTTCTTATCGTACAGAATATGGCCCTACTTGTCTAAATCAGTATTGTTATCTCATAACGGAAAGGAAGGATTTGCTGCTACCATTTTTGGTGCCATAGAAATGGTTAACGGGGACTACAATTTCACTATATCGTTGGTCAAGCTTACAGACGCGTTGGTTCAAAACTGTCTCTCGCTAAATGAAGACTACCCGAAGAAGTCTAAGAGCTTCATCTTATCGAAGTTTATTAATCATTTGGTGTCTGTATTTGAATGTTTCACGTATTGTAGATTCAACCACCCATATCAAAAGCTTGAACTAGGTGTCTCGATGTTGGATGTGTTATCCAATGTCTTGAACTATACATATGGAGTTCATGGTGAGTTGAAGGACAAGGTTACAAATGTGTTTTCTGagtcttcaacttgtatTTTGGATTCTTTCCTTGTTTCTGGTGACGATTTTTCCAGATCAGTGGCTCCGATCTTGTCTATGGTAGATTCTCTAGCATCCAATATCAATCTATACGAAGTAAGCGATATTTCTGGATTTTACTATGACAGTTGGATACGGGGAGCATTGTCGTTTTCGCAATTGATTGTCGAAATAAGATCTGTTTTAAATCTTCCTCCGTCTGCATTTGAGAAGAGCTTATTTGGTAGGTTGCCAAAGTTGGTTTCCACCTATTCGCAGTATGCTAGTTTGCGAAGTAGTGTATTGGACGTGATAACAGCTTTGACTAATGGAATCTGGCCAGACAACACAAAGCCATCGTTGTTATCCCATTTGGGTCGTGATAACGCTCAAGTGTTGTTACATTCCTTAGCTGTCGACTTGGACAACTCGTTTGATAActacaaattgaaaatttccTTATATGACTTCATTTGTGCTGTCATGGAAGGTAACCAGGAGGGTTTGTCGGTGCTTTTTATAAGCGGAAGAGACGTTTTTGGAGATTTTACAAAGAAAGGGGACGAGGCAGAAGATCAGAAAccaatttctttgttgcagatcttgaaaaagaacaTCCGTGACATCAACTACTATCCCAATTTTGTAGGCCTCCACCTTGTTGATGCAATTTCCCTAGCATCTAACTCATGGACTACTGCTAGagagaatgaaaatgatattGAATTTATTGACgaattgatttcaaaaattCAAGTTACAATTGACGAGAAACCACAAACAGTTGATGACTATATCAGCAGATGCTATTCAGAAAAGTTGGTTTCCAAAATCGCCCAGATTCTTTCCTTGTTCCTCTACACGTccagaaatgaaaattgcaagaagaatatcatTAACTTGTTGACAAGtgattctttcttgaaggTTGCAAAGAGCAAATTTGCCATAAAAGATTACCAGCCTGCTTTACATTCAAACTTGCAAGTGTCGTTTGAGAATGCATTCCCAGGTTTCAAGTTGTCGCAGTTTACAAGCGTCTTCACCAAGAGAAATAGATTCGGAACTTCTGCTGTGTACAATTTAGCTCTCATGGACAGACTCTTCCAAAATCAGAAAGCCTGGCCACTTCTCAGAGAGGATATTATTTCTGCAAGTGTAAACTTGCAGTATCTTGAATCTCAAATTTCAAGTGCAAAGTCGTTTGGAGCTTTATTGACTGCTTATTGTAGAAGATTCGGTGGTGAATTGTCGGGCTCGAAAATCTTGGAGTTCACCTCCCATCTTTTGAAGCTTAACATTACAGAGGGTATTCCGGCTGAATTGTTTGAGCAAATCTACCACGAGAGAATTGAacttgccttcttcttgatgtatTCCATCTACAAGAACTCTGAAATTAAAAAGGACCCCGTCATTGTCTTTGAGATTGTTAAGAACTCATCTGAATTGTTGTCTTCTCCAAGCATGAATTTCCTTGTCGCATTGGCAGAATCTTCTGGTTACTATAGACCTTTGCTCAGAATACTATTTTGTtcattgaacttgattAAGGACGAATTtggtattcttcttgagtATTTCAGTGTCTTCCGTGATCTCTTTGGCTTAATTGTCACTAAGGGCACCCGAACCTTGTTAATTGAGTTGCAGAACGATGTCTACTTATCGCGCACCAACAAGAACCACAAGTCTACCAAGATGAATGAAAGAATAGATGATTTGATGATCATCTTATCCCTCTTAAAAGTCTTTGTGAAAATGAAGTCATCTCCTAATTTGCACCAAGAGATGGCTACTTTGGTCAATGATGATGGTACTATCAAATCTTTGTTCAACCTCTACTCTTTCTCTCATTCGATAGAAGTCAATGATGAACACATATTTGCACAGTTGAGTTTGATGTTTATCCAAGAGTTGATGGAGATCGAAATTATTGCTGAGAAGATGGTATCGGAGGGACTTTTCGTGGTCATTGTAGAGAGTCCTATTTCCAGTCCAATTAGAGCTGGATCAACCAGTGTAGCATCTGGAGCACAGTATCATTCCATCTGGACCAACGGTATCTTGCCTATCATCATCTCCAGTTTGCACAAACTTGGTCCTAGTGTTATTGCTGAGGTTTGTGTGGCATTGCAGTTGTTTGGAAAGCAGATCGAGTCTTGTATCGAAAGCTGGGCTAAAGATTCATCTACTATCAGAATTTCGACGTCAACCGTAGCTGAAACCAGTCAGATCTTACTTATCTACCAACTGCTTGTATCTATGAACGTAGGTGAATATTTGAACGAGTCTGGTGCTGTTGAAGGcgttgatgttgaagtgATAGATATGAAAGTTCTTCCCGGGTTAAGCAGTGAATCGAAGAGAGACGAGTTTGTGGACTGTCTCAACAACTTATTGAAGCATCCTAAGTTCTTGACGTCGAGAGTAGCTCCAAGCTCTATCGACGAACATCGTATTATAAAGAAGGGTGGTAAGGACTACGACAACTTTGTCAACGAACTTATCCAGGAAATTCGTGATTTGAAGGATTTCCTCAACTAG
- the GUA1 gene encoding GMP synthase (go_funtion catalytic activity; GMP synthase (glutamine-hydrolyzing) activity; ATP binding~go_process purine nucleotide biosynthesis; GMP biosynthesis), which yields MSAADVPVEITKVFDTILVLDFGSQYSHLITRRLREFNVYAEMLPCTQKISELSWKPKGVILSGGPYSVYAEDAPHVDHDVFKLDVPILGICYGMQEIAWINGKGVARGDKREYGPATLNVEDSSNALFHGVDHSQVWMSHGDKLHALPTGYKIVATSDNSPYAAIYNETDNIYGIQFHPEVTHTIQGKTILKNFAVDICKANTNWSMENFIDTEIARIRKLVGPTAEVIGAVSGGVDSTVGAKILNEAIGDRFHAIYVDNGVMRKNETETVYKTLTEGLGINLTVVDASELFLGRLKGVTDPEKKRKIIGNTFIHVFEEEAAKITPKSGQEIEFLLQGTLYPDVIESISFKGPSQTIKTHHNVGGLLEDMKLKLIEPLRELFKDEVRHLGELLGVPTDLVWRHPFPGPGLAIRVLGEVTKEQVVIAREADAIFIEEIKKAGLYREISQAFAALLPVKSVGVMGDQRTYDQVIALRAIETVDFMTADWYVFEASFLKRVASRIVNEVDGVARVTYDITSKPPATVEWE from the coding sequence ATGTCCGCTGCTGATGTTCCTGTTGAAATCACCAAGGTGTTCGACACTATCTTGGTGTTAGACTTTGGTTCGCAATACTCCCATTTGATTACTCGTCGTTTGAGAGAATTCAATGTCTACGCTGAAATGTTGCCTTGTACCCAGAAGATCTCTGAATTGTCATGGAAGCCTAAGGGTGTGATTTTGTCTGGTGGTCCTTACTCGGTTTACGCCGAGGACGCCCCTCACGTTGACCACGatgtcttcaagttggatgTGCCTATCTTGGGTATCTGTTACGGTATGCAAGAAATTGCCTGGATCAATGGTAAGGGTGTTGCCAGAGGCGACAAGAGAGAATACGGTCCAGCCACTTTGAACGTCGAAGACAGCAGTAACGCTCTTTTCCATGGTGTAGACCATTCTCAGGTCTGGATGTCCCACGGTGACAAGTTGCACGCCTTGCCTACCGGCTACAAGATCGTTGCTACCTCCGACAACTCACCATATGCCGCTATCTACAACGAAACCGACAATATCTACGGTATCCAGTTCCATCCAGAAGTCACCCACACCATCCAGGGTAAGactatcttgaagaacttcgCTGTTGACATCTGTAAGGCTAACACCAACTGGTCTATGGAAAACTTCATCGACACTGAGATTGCCAGAATCAGAAAGTTGGTTGGTCCTACTGCCGAAGTCATCGGTGCTGTTTCCGGAGGTGTGGACTCCACTGTCGGTGCAAAGATCTTGAACGAAGCTATTGGCGACCGTTTCCATGCCATCTACGTCGACAACGGTGTGATGAGAAAGAACGAAACCGAAACCGTCTACAAGACCTTGACTGAAGGCTTGGGAATCAACTTGACTGTAGTTGATGCTTCTGAATTGTTCTTAGGTAGATTGAAGGGTGTCACCGATcctgaaaagaagagaaagatcaTTGGTAACACCTTCATCCAcgtttttgaagaagaagctgccaAGATCACGCCAAAGTCCGGTCAGGAAATTGAGTTCTTGTTGCAAGGTACTTTGTACCCAGATGTTATCGAATCTATCTCGTTCAAGGGTCCTTCTCAAACCATCAAGACTCACCACAACGTCGGTGGTTTGTTGGAAGacatgaagttgaagttgattgaacCTTTGAGAGAATTGTTCAAGGACGAAGTACGTCACTTAGGTGAGTTGTTGGGTGTTCCAACCGACTTGGTTTGGAGACATCCTTTCCCAGGTCCAGGTTTGGCTATCAGAGTCTTGGGTGAAGTTACAAAGGAACAGGTTGTCATTGCTCGTGAAGCCGATGCcatcttcattgaagaaatcaagaaggcTGGTTTGTATAGAGAAATCTCGCAAGCATTTGCTGCCTTGTTGCCTGTCAAGTCTGTCGGTGTCATGGGAGACCAAAGAACCTATGACCAGGTCATTGCTCTCAGAGCCATCGAAACTGTTGATTTCATGACTGCCGACTGGTACGTCTTTGAagcttccttcttgaagagagtCGCTTCAAGAATCGTCAACGAAGTTGATGGAGTTGCTCGTGTCACCTACGACATCACCTCTAAGCCTCCAGCTACTGTTGAATGGGAATAG
- a CDS encoding predicted protein (go_component membrane~go_funtion cation transporter activity~go_process cation transport) — translation MASTVPGYVPLSPSRYDLSSYWGRVQHCAEISDPTMLLNTTSDIEAAKRTIWDYKNGVTSKLTPELWRAKRVLDSTLHPDTGETVFLPFRMSSCVLSNLVVTAGMLTPNLGTAGTLFWQVANQSLNVAINTANANKSHPLTTQQIATNYSMAVTASCSVALGLNAIVPRLKSLQPSTRLVLGRLVPFAAVVSAGVVNVFLMRSEEIKKGITVFNKDGEEVGTSKKAALYAVGETAASRVINATPIMVIPPLILVKLQQTRLLKGKSKSVETLLNIGLIFATSLVALPFALAVFPQRRHLNVSKLEDKFHNLKDKDGNDIQTLEFNRGI, via the coding sequence ATGGCATCGACTGTTCCTGGCTATGTGCCACTTTCTCCCTCTAGATACGACCTCAGTTCTTACTGGGGAAGAGTCCAGCACTGTGCTGAGATTTCCGATCCTACTATGTTGCTCAACACAACCAGTGACATCGAGGCTGCTAAGAGAACGATCTGGGATTACAAGAATGGAGTAACTCTGAAATTGACTCCAGAATTATGGAGAGCCAAAAGAGTATTGGACTCTACTTTACATCCTGACACAGGAGAAACCGTATTCTTGCCATTCAGAATGAGCTCATGTGTTCTCTCTAACTTGGTAGTAACCGCCGGGATGTTAACTCCCAATTTGGGAACTGCTGGAACGTTATTCTGGCAAGTAGCCAATCAATCGCTAAACGTTGCTATCAACACTGCAAATGCTAACAAGTCACATCCTTTGACAACCCAGCAGATCGCCACCAACTATTCTATGGCTGTTACTGCTTCGTGTTCTGTAGCCTTGGGATTGAATGCCATCGTTCCTAGATTGAAATCATTGCAGCCCAGCACCAGGTTGGTATTGGGCCGTTTAGTGCCTTTTGCTGCTGTGGTTTCCGCAGGGGTTGTCAATGTCTTTTTGATGAgaagtgaagaaatcaaaaaggGAATTACtgtcttcaacaaggatggagaagaagttggtacTTCCAAAAAGGCTGCTCTCTATGCCGTAGGGGAAACGGCTGCCAGCCGAGTCATCAACGCTACACCAATCATGGTTATCCCACCATTGATTTTGGTTAAGCTTCAACAGACAAGACTCTTGAAAGGTAAATCAAAGTCGGTTGAAACTTTGCTCAACATCGGCTTAATCTTTGCCACGTCATTGGTGGCCTTGCCTTTTGCATTGGCTGTGTTCCCCCAAAGAAGACATTTGAACGTCtccaaacttgaagacaagTTCCACAACTTGAAAGACAAGGACGGAAATGATATACAAACCTTGGAATTCAATAGAGGAATCTAA